Below is a window of Verrucomicrobiota bacterium DNA.
AGTTCTTCCCAAACCGGTAGCTCTGGCTTAGCGCCAGCGCCCGAGCTGTGCGACTCGGGCTGCCGCTACCTTGCCCTTCCGGGCATTTGCGAATAACTCCTTGAATCTCCATATTCCGAGACCTACAAGGCGCAGAGGCGCGGAGAAAAATTGAAGTTGAGTGAAGACAACTCCGACTGCACTGCTTTCGGTACAAATTTGCTGAGACCAGTAATTGCATTCTCCTCTCAGCGCCCCTGCGCCTCTGCGCGAAATCTTTCCCTCTTCTCAGGGAGGTCTAAGACACCCCCAGGACCTTCTTCAAGATCGCCAGGGCCTCATCAGCTTCCGCCTTTGTAATATTAAGCGGCGGCAGAAGCCGGATCGTCCGCTCACCGGAGGGAATCACCAGTAGACCTGCGGCCATCAGAGCCTTGGTTGCGATGATCGAAGGAAGACCCTCCCCTGCGAGATCATTCAGCTCGATGCCAATCATGAGCCCGATACCCCTGACAAGTCGGATCGTGGGCAGATTCATCGCATCCAGCTCCCTGATAAGGTGATCGCCAAGCTTCCGAGCGTTCTCCAATAAACCCTCTTCTTGGATCGTCGAGAGCACAGCGAGACCAGCCGCTGCCACAAGAGGATTGCCTCCGTAGGTTGTGCCATGAGTTCCCGGACCGAGCAGATCGCAGAGAGGAGCGGATTTTGTTGAACGGCTTCCTGCCCAGAAGGACCCTAGCGGCACACCGCTGGCGATCCCCTTGGCCCAGCTGACCGCATCGGGTTCGACTCCGGAGGGGACGATTGTCCTCCAGGCACACCAGTCACCGGTCCTCCCGAAGCCGCACTGCACCTCGTCAAACATGAGAAGTAGGTCATGCTTGTCGCAGAGCTCACGCACTCCTTTTAGGAATTCCGACGTTGCCGGATTGATGCCACCCTCGCCCTGAACGGGTTCCAGCAGGATAGCGACAGTCCTTGAGTTGATCGCGGCCTCTGTTGCAGCCAGATCATTGAAGGGGACATGGACAAATCCCTCCACAAGCGGCGCAAAATCCATCTTCACCTTCTCCTGACCGGTGGCGCTGATGCCGCCGAGTGTCCTTCCGTGGAAGGAATTCGTAAAGGTGATGATCTCGTAGCGACCTGTCGGCGCGCCGAATTTCCGGGCCAGCTTATAGAGACCCTCATTTGCCTCGGCTCCGCTGTTGCAGAAAAAGACCTTACCGCCGAGACCCACAAGATCGACGATCAACTTCGCGAGCTCACCCTGCGGACGGGTCAGGTAGAGATTCGAAGTATGGATCAGCGTGGCTGCCTGATCGGCCAGAACCTTCGCCAGTTTGGGGTGTGCATGACCGAGCGAGCAGACCGCAATCCCGGCCCCGAAGTCGAGATAGGCTTTACCCGCTTCGTCCCAAACGCGTGTCCCTTCGCCCCGACTCAAGGCAAGGTCAAACCGGCCGTAGGTGGGCATCACATAATCCCGGTAGAGCTCGGAGGTGGTTGAGGTAGGCATCGGGAAATGTTGAAAGAAAGTGAATGAATATGGAACTCAGAATGCCGAGCCGTGGGAACGACTGGGATAGACTGTCGAAGGCAGCCCAGATAGGGGCGAGACGAACGGGAGTGAGAGAGTCAAACGCAAAGGTTTTTCACAGGGATGAAGGGGATAAAAGGGATGGGGCTAAGTCGTCGTCGAGTCAGTCATCACCTTAATCCCCTTGGCTTGCCCGGCCGTTGCTTCGCAGCCGTTACGGATCCCTGTGAGTTCCATATTAAACAATCAGCTTCTGGAATTCCTCCTCAGTGAGGATTTTCACGCCGAGCTTCTGAGCCTTTTCGATTTTACTACCCGCCTCCTCACCCGCCAGAAGGTAGGTTGTCTTGGCGCTGACGGAGCCGGAGACCTTACCTCCGTTCGCCCGGATCAGATCCGCAGCTTCTTCCCGGGGAATGGATAGCGTTCCGGTGAGCACCCAGGTCGTTCCCTTGAACGGGCCATCGGCAGCAGGGGCGGTGCCTTTGGTATCCCGCTCCCCGAAATTCAGTCCTGCTGCACGCAATTTTTCCAAGAGCGACAGGACGGCAGGATTGCGGAACCATCCATGAATAGCCGTGGCCATAATCTCGCCGATTTCCTCGACCGCGCAAAGCTCCTCAACAGAGGCCTTCTCCAACCTGTCAATTGTACCGAATGAGGCTGCCAGTGTTCGGGCCACGGTCACCCCGACATGAGGAATGCCGAGTCCTGCCAGGAGACGCCAGAGGGATTGATCTCGGCTCCCTGAGATGGCGGCAAGCAGTTTGGAGACACTCTTCTCCCCCATCCTCTCGAGTGCTAAAAGTTGCTCAGTCGTGAGCGTATAAAGATCGGCCACATCGGCAACCAGTCCGACATCACATAACTGTGTGACCATTGCCTCGCCGAGTCCCTCGATATCCATGGCGGATCGGCTGGCAAAATATTCAATCCGGCGACGGACCTGCGCGGAGCAGCTTGGGTTGGCGCAGCGCACGGCCACTTCCCCAGCAGTCCGGCTGACGGGGGCCGCGCAGACAGGACAGTGCGTCGGCATTCGGAAGGGCCTCTCGGAGCCGTCACGCTCGGCGGTCAGGACGCCGACAACAGCCGGAATAACATCGCCCGCTTTCTCGACCATCACACGGTCGCCGATCCGGAGATCCTTGCGCGCGATCTCCTCCTCATTGTGAAGCGTGGCCCTCGCCACAGTGCTACCCGCGACAAAGATAGGCTCGAGTTCGGCAACAGGCGTGAGGACGCCGCTACGCCCTACCTGGATGGTGATGTCGAGAAGGCGTGTCCTGGCCTGCTCCGGCTCGTACTTGTAGGCGATCGCCCAGCGGGGGGCCTTGCTGGTTGAACCGAGGCGGGCGTGCTGCGAGATCAAGTCGGCTTTGATGACGGCACCGTCCGTCTCAAAGGCAAATCCCCTACGGATCTCACCAAGTTCCCGGATTGCAGCCATGACCTCCCCGGCATCGCGGGCCGTCCAATGTCTCGGATTCACGGGAAGTCCCCACCCCTTCAGCAGGCCGAAGAACTTCTCCATGCTCTCCGGCAGGACGTCACCGGCGGCGGGCTCGAATGCTCCAAAACCGTAGAAGACAGCGGAGAGTTTTCGCTCGGCGACAATGTTCGGATCGAGCTGTTTGAGGGTCCCTGCGGCGGCGTTGCGCGGATTGGCAAATGTGGGAAGCCCCTGCTCGTCCCTCTCGGCATTGATCCGGGCGAAGGTCTCCTTTGGCAGGTAGACCTCGCCACGGACCTCCAGCAAATCGGGCACCATCTTTCCATGCAGCTTTGCCGGGATCACCCCAATCGTTCGGATATTGCGAGTCACCTCATCTCCTGCCGTGCCGTCGCCTCTGGTAGCTGCGCGGACCAGGTGACCCTTCTCGTAGAGGAGTGCGATGGCGACCCCATCAACCTTCGGCTCGATAGTCATCGGGATCTCTTCCCCGGGAAGCAAGCGCTGCAAACGCTCCACAAACTCGGTGATCTCTTTAGCCGAGTAGGTGTTGTCGAGACTCTGCATCCGAACAAGGTGCCTCACTTGGGCAAAGGCACCCTGGGGTCGTCCCCCCACCTTCTGGGTCGGGGAATCGGGCGTGATCAGTTCTGGATGGGCCCTCTCCAAATCGACCAGTTCGCGGTAAAGCGCGTCATACTCGCGGTCGGAGATCTCTGGCTTAGCCTTTTCGTAATAGAGACTGTCGTGGTGAGAGATCTGAGCACGCAGTTCCAGAATCCTAAGCTCTGGCGAAGCAGAAGCGGCTTGTGGTTCAAAAAGATCGTCGGTGGTCATTTCCTGAGAATGCAGCTGATCACTTTTTTAACTGCAGAAAGGGATTGCTGGCGATCTTTGAACAATGATTGCTGGTTGATGGAGTAAATGAGCACTCCCGAGAGTTGGCACAGGGAGTGCTTTACTGAAGTTGGTTTGTGGTTGCAGCCCGGTCGTAAAAACTTTCGAGGTCTCGGGGGGGAACTCGGAAAACTCCGGCCGGGCTGCTCTTTTTTCTTCTTTTTCTGACTCACAGAGATGAAGGGGATGGAAGGGATGCCCATTCTCTCGAAAGCCAGCTTTTGGAGTCCCACCCAAACTTTTTCGCTGTTTTCTAATTCAATTTTTCGATTCCCCATTTGCAGTGGCCGTTGCTGAGCATCCGTTACGGATCCCTGTGAATCTCTTCTTTGGGAGACTCGGAAAAGTTGTGGTATAGTCCTTATCTGATGACGACTTCTATCCCCCCCTCGATTCACGATCGATTGGGTAAGGAAAAGACGGACAGGCGGCTTCGGCTCCAGGAAAAGCTCAAGCAGCGAAAAGTCGCCCAAGGGCTTGGTCTCTTTGCCATGGAGCGCTTTTTCTCCGTAAATGCCTGCATCGGCGGAATTATTTCGCTTTGCGGGATGAAGGAAAGGGGGTTCCGAAATATCATGGATCTCAGGATCGAACAGCATGAGGTGATCCTGCCGTCACTGCCCGTTGCCTTCGAAGGGTTCCGCCTCTTGCAGTTGGCCGATCTGCACTGTGATCTCGATGCAAACATGATGACACGGATCCGTGAAGTGATGCTCACCGTCCCTCACGACGCCGTGGTCCTGACGGGTGATTACCACAACAAGGTCTCGGAAACGTTCGAGCACTCGGTGAATGCCATGATCAGCCTGATCCCCCATCTCCATCCGCTCCGCTTCGCCGTTCTTGGAAATCATGACTTTTTGGAAAAAGTAGAACCTCTCGAGGCGGCAGGACTTCCCTTCCTGCTGAACGAATCCGCCGCCATTGAGCGTGATGGCTCACGCCTCTGGATCTGCGGAATCGATGACCCCCACTTCTTCCTGACCAATGATTTGGCGAAAGCGCGTTCAGGAGTGCCAGTCAACGAAATCAGTATCCTGCTCTCGCACTCGCCGGAGACCTACCGGGAGGCAGCCTCGTTAGGCTATGATCTTCAGTTAAGCGGCCACACTCACGGAGGTCAGATCTGCGCTCCGGGAGGCATTCCCATATACCGGAATGCACCCGGTTGCCGCAGGGAACATCTTTCGGGTTCCTGGAGGGAGGGGAAGATGATCGGGTACACCTCGCGGGGGACAGGTTCAGCAGGCGTTGCCGCACGCTTCCACTGCCCTCCCGAAATCACGATCCACACCCTGCGCTCTTCACCATTGACCGGCGGACAGGGCTGATTTTGAATTCAACTCGTGAACTTACCCCCCAACAAGACCCCTCGCTCCGCTTTCTTTCTTGCGACCATCGTGTCCCTCCTCTGGGTGACGGTTACAATATCTCAGGATTTACCTGTTCCACAAAACGCCACTGCGATTCTCAAGGAGTTGGACAAGGTCGACCAAGAGGCCAAGGCGAATGAAAACAACCGCCGTAGGGCCGCGATCTCCCAAATTCAGGCAGCGGCCAATTCCGGGTCTGTCGCCGTAGATTTGTACCTCAGGTCGCTTGAGAACACAAAATACCTAGAGAGCCATCAGGACTATGTGGACTGGAGCCGCAAAAACCAGGAACTGCTCCACAGCCTCTCCTTCCAGAATGCCGCCCAACTCCAGATGCGTTATCTCTCCATGGCCCTTCAGCGCGATGAGAAGCATGATGCCTTTACCCAGATTCCGGAATGCCTCGCCTACCTGGAGGCCTTGGCATCGCAGAAGTCCCTGCGGTCGGCAGGTGCGTCTTCATCATCTTCCCAAATACAGAACCAGAAAACACCTATCAAAACCACTTCGACCGACAAACCCTACCCTGAGGCGCTTGCTCTAATCAACCAACCGGTGGACAAATCGAGCGTGGTTCAGTGGCTGCAAATTTCCGACCTTCTTCTGAACAAAGATTTCGAACCCTCTGCGGGAAATTACCAGTCCATCCTTGAGAAGAATATCCGTGGCCCCCTCAGAGCCAAGAACGATGCGCGAATCTTCCAGACATGGGATATGCAAATAGCCATGGAAACGGCAGCAGCCACCGAGAGCAATTCCAAGCAGCAGGCCGATGCATTCAACCAGATCCGCCTCCCATACCTCCTTTTCAGCAAGGCCAAGGACACCGCAGCTATTGGCCAGCCCAACCGAGCCCTTGGTGAAGTCATGGTGCTCGTTAGTAACTATCCTCAGAATCCCTCGATGAAGGACTGGATCACAACGGCGCGGGGACTACTGACCAATCTGCCGACGCCGGTTACAGGTGTCCCGACCGCTACGAACTTAGCCACCACGCCGACGCCTACGAATTCCACAGCACCGGGAATCCCCATTGCCCCAGCCCCAGCACACTGATCCGCTGATTAAGCAGGAAGCCGCTCACCCACGATCAGATCGTCCCAAGTCTGACGTGTGCGCACGACCGTCGCCTTCTCCCCCTCCACCAGCACTTCGGGCAGCAAGGGACGGGCATTGTAGGTCGAGGCCATGACAAAACCGTAGGCGCCGGAGCTCATCAGGGCAATGCGGTCGCCTGGTGCCAGCACCGGAACCTCTCGATCCTGAGCGAAGAAATCTCCGCTCTCGCAGACGGGCCCTACCACGTCGACTTTTTCCAACGCGCTTGAGGAGCATTGCTTTAGCGGCTCGATCTCATGGTATCCCTCGTAAAGGGCAGGACGGATGAGGTCATTCATACCAGCGTCCACGATCACGAAGTTTTTAGTCGGAGTGGACTTCCTGTAGAGCACGGTCGAGAGCAGGACTCCGGCATTGCCGACAATGAAGCGGCCCGGCTCGAAGAGGATCCGGAGACCGAGCGCCTTCAGCGGCTCGATCACCTCGGCTGCATAGGTCTCGGGGGCTAGACGCTCTCCTTCCTTTTCCGAGTTGTTGTTATCACCCCCCTCTTCACTTCCCTTCCACCAGGCGGCGTCACCGCTGGAGAGAGCTCCGCGATAGACAATGCCGACGCCTCCACCGACGCTAAAAAACTCAAGGCCGTACTTTGCCTTCAACTCCAGGACCAGCGGAGTGAGCTTGCGGACCGCCTCGGCGAAGGGAGGGGCCTTGAGGATCTGCGAGCCGATGTGGGTCTGGAGACCGCGTATCTTCAGATTCGGAAGTGAGGCTGCTCGCTCATAGACGGCAGCCGCACGGTCGAGGCCGATGCCGAACTTGTTCTTGCTCTTGCCTGTCGAGATATACTTGTGCGTCGGTGCGTCGACATCGGGATTCACACGGATCGCGATCGGAGCCACCAGACCTGCCCGGCCCGCAACCTCATTGATCATTTCCAACTCCTCCTCTGACTCGACATTGAAGCTGTAGATCCCCTGACGCAGAGCGTAGTCGATCTCAGCAGCCGTCTTGCCGACACCCGCAAAAGTGCAGCGATCCGCACGACCTCCAGCCTTCAGAACCTTGAAGAGCTCACCACCCGAGACGATGTCAAATCCAGCCCCTTCCTTGGCAAGCAGGTTCAGCACGGAGAGATTCCCGTTTGCCTTCATCGCGTAGCAGATCATCCGGTCTCCCAGCGGAGCCAGCGCCGCATCAAGTCGGCGGTAGTTGCCTCGGATCGTCTCGGAGGAATAGACATAGGCGGGCGTGCCCACCTCGGCGGCTAAAGTCTCCAGATCAACCCCCTCGCACTTGAGCGAGCCATCGACATATCGGAAAGAATGCATCGCGAGATTGTAAAAGGTGAAAAGTGAAAAGTGAAAGGTGAAAGGTAGTCGGGCACAGGGAACGGGACACGGGTCAGGACATAGGTGACACACGTGGTTCAAGACATAGGTAACACATGACGTGAGTGAAGATACGCAAATCCCTTACGCCTTAAGCCGTTCTTCCTGACCGGCAGAGTCGTAAAGTTAGTCATGGAAACCATATTTTCCCTTCTGATAGGCGGTATCGCCGGCACAGCAGTGATGACTGTATTCTTACTGCTTCCACGCTGGATGGACTGGGGAAAGATTGATGTGGTTCGAGCGGTTGGGTCTCTGATGACGGGTCGCCGGGAGAGGATCTTTCGTCTGGGACTAATACTTCATGGCGCGATGGGCCTTCTCTTCGCTTTTCTCTATGCGGGGTTTCTGAACCTCTCACGCCTCCCGTTTAATGCGATGACAGGCCTGCTGCTGGGCAGCCTGCACGGAGTGATCATCATGTTACTTGTCTGCGTCGTGATCATGGAACATCACCCGATTGCCGGGTACCATGAGAAGGGCTTGGGCACCGGTCTGGCTCAGCTTGTGGCCCACATGCTCTATGGTGCGACAGTCGGATGGATCGTCTCGATAATGCAGTGATCACACCACCGGTAGTGGCCCGAATCTTAAAAATGACTAAACCGCCACAATTTTAAGGTTGTATTACGTTACCCGTACTGAAATACAGAGAACGAGTTGAGCAACTCCCGCCACCAGATTGATTCGGTGTGGTTTAAGCATCTCCGGTTGGAGATCGCACAGAGGCAGCTTCGTCGCCCCATGGTTTCGTCATCCCTTTTTTACGTCCACTTTCCGTCAATAAACTAACTCCATCATTAAACACCCACCATGCACCGAACCGCCCCGCTGGAAGCCTCCGAAGAACAGAGCATCCTCCTTCCAGTAGTTCCACCCAGTAAGGCCGCCGGTAAAAAGAAACTCAAAAAAGATGCGAGCCTGGTGAAGAACTTCGTCCTCGATACGAATGTCCTACTCCATGACCCATATTGCCTGAACCGGTTTGAGAACAACCATATCTTCATTCCGGTCGAGGTCCTCGGTGAGATGGACAAGTTCAAGAACGAGCAGACCGAGCGCGGAGCCAATGCCCGGACCGTGCATCGCTTCCTGACACAGACCTTTGATCATCAGACCAACAAAGTGATCAGCGGCGTCCCGACCGCCGGGGGTGGCACCGTCCGCATCTTCATCAATGACGCGTTGAACACCGATCATCCTTCCGCCGCGATCCGGCGGTTCATCGAGATATTCCCGGACAAGAGCCAGGTCGATCACAAGATCATGGCAGCCTGCCTAGCCCTCCAGGAACAGGAGAAGACCCCTGCCGTCCTCATCACTAAGGACCTGAACATGCAGCTCAAGGCGATGGCCCTCGGGATCACCTGCCAGGATTACCTCAATGACAAGGTCTCCGCTGAGGACGCCGAGGAGGGCGAGCTCCGGAAAATCCAGGTCGAGGCCCATGAACTCCAGCGCTTCGGCAGTGCCCAGAGCATCGATCTGGAAGAGAGCCGCACCGGTCAACTCGAGATCAACGAATATGTTCTCCTCGAGGCCTCCGAACAGAAGCTCATGCCTGCCCGCCATGTTGGCAATGGCCACTTCCAGCGGCTCAAGGTTCCTCAGAGCCTTCAGATGCCGCGCGGTATCGAGCTGCGTCCTGCGAATCTCGGGCAGCTCTGCTTCCTCGACGCCCTGCTCGATCCCTCCATCTCACTCATCACCTGCTATGGCCAGGCCGGAACCGGCAAGACCCTCATGGCCGTTGCCGCAGGTCTCTACCTCACCGGTCAGCGCGACTACAATGGCATGACAGTCAGCCGCCCCGTTGTTGCCATGGGCGACACCCTCGGCTTCCTGCCCGGCACCCTGAACGAAAAACTCCACCCCTGGCTCCAGTCGATCTACGACGCCTTCGAGGTGCTCCTTCCCATCCATCCTCAGCGGAATGAAGGGCCTGGCACGCCCCATGCCTCCGAGCGGAAGAAGCAGAAGAAACAGTCCGTCCAGCAGCCGGAGAATACTGGGGGAGGACAGACGACCCCCCTCAAGCCCTACGAGCAGCTCATCCAGCGGGGACTCCTGGAGATCGAGGCCCTCTGCTACATCCGCGGTCGCTCCATCCCGAACCGCTTCTTCGTCCTGGACGAGGCCCAGCAACTCACACCTCTCGAGGCCAAGACCGTCGTCACCCGCATGTCAAAGGGATCCAAACTCGTCATGGTCGGAGACCCTGCCCAGATCGATAACCCCTATGTCGATCGCCGCTCCAACGGACTCGTCCACACCCGCAACAAACTGCGCGGCCATAAACTCACCGCCCACATCTCCCTCACCAAGGGAGAGAGGTCACCGCTGGCCGAGATGGGCGCGACCTTGATGTAGGAAGAGAGGCTGTTAGCGGTTTAGGCTGTAGGCTATTAGGAAAAGACTGAAAGATCTCCCGCAGAGGCGCAGAGACGCAGAGATAAAAAGACAAAGGGTTAATTCGAAAATTATCCAGATGGTCACCCAAAATCAGAGAAGTCATTTAAGTATTTAAAAGTTACCATCAACCTAAAAACTCTGCGCCTCTGCCTCTCTGCGCGAGATTTTGTTAGTTCTGCTTTAGGAATTTAAAACACCGGGCATACAAACTCCGACAAGCTCCGCATCTGGATCATATTGCAGGTAGGGGCCTAGCCACTTCTCCACTTCGGCTACGGGCATTCCCTTGCGTTTGGCATAATCCTCAATCTGGTCGCGACCGAGCTTGCCGACTGCAAAGTAGCGGGACTCGGGAGCCGCGAAGTAGAGGCCGGAAACCGAACTGGCGGGATTCATCGCAAGGCTCTCGGTGAGGGTGATCCCGGTGTGCTTGGTTGCATCGAGAAGGCGGAAGAGTTCCCACTTCTCGGTGTGGTCGGGACCAGCAGGGTAACCAGCGGCAGGACGGATGCCGCGATACTTTTCCCGGATGAATTCTTCCTTGGTGAGGTTCTCGGTGCGGCCAAACCCCCAGAGATCGCGTGCCTGCTTGTGCAGCCACTCTGCAGCGGCCTCAGCGAAGCGGTCTCCGATCGCCTTCACCAGCAGGGAGGTGTAGTCGTCATGATTATTCTGAAAGGAATCGGCATACTCCCCGACCTCGGGACCCGCCGTGACGGCAAAGCCTCCCATGGTGTCGATCCGACCGGAATCACGTGGAGCAATGAAGTCGGCCAGAGAGTAGTTCGGTTGGCCGGCTGGCTTCTTGTTCTGCTGGCGGAGCATGTGAAACTTCCCGATCACTGAGGAGCGCTGCGTGTCGGCGTAGAGCTCGACATCATCACCCACTCTGTTTGCTGGCCAGAAGCCGCAGACTCCGCGCACGCGGAAGCGCTTCTCCTTCACGATAGTCTCCAGGACCTTCAGAGCATCCTGATGAAGCTCCGTGGCCTGCTCGCCGATCTCGGGATCCGAAAGCAGGCCGGGATAACGGCCGCGCATCTCCCATGCGGCAAAGAAGGGTGACCAGTCGAAGTACTCCACCAACTCGGCCAGCGGGATCTCGTCAAAGGTCAGCACGCCCGTCTTTTCAGGCACGGCAAGATCCGCCGTACTCCAATCGATCGGGGTCACGTTTTCACGGGCGACCTCGAGGGGCAGAAGCTCTCCCTTGGCCCGCTTGCCGGCATGCTCCTCGCGGAGTCGCTTGTGATTCGCCTCAACCTGGAGATGATAGGCCTCCTTGCGATCCTCAGAGAGAAGCTCCGCCGCGACTCCGACCACGCGGGAGGCATCGAGCACATGGACAACAGGGTGCTGGTATTCCCCTGCGATTTTTACCGCGGTGTGGGCCGGGCTCGTGGTGGCTCCCCCGATCAGCAGCGGGAGATCGAAATTGGCACGCTTCATCTCCCGGGCGACATGGACCATCTCGTCGAGGGAGGGGGTGATAAGGCCACTCAGTCCGATGATGTCGACCTTATGCTCCTTGGCCGCAGCGAGGATCTTGTCACAGGAAACCATGACACCGAGATCGACAACTTCGTAGCCGTTGCAGGCAAGAACGACGCCCACGATGTTCTTGCCGATGTCGTGGACATCACCTTTGACGGTAGCCATGAGAATCTTTGCCGCGGCGCTGGTATCGGAAGCGGCCGCTTTCTCGGCCTCCATGTAGGGGGTCAAATAGGCGACAGCCTTCTTCATCACGCGGGCACTCTTCACAACCTGGGGCAGGAACATCTTGCCGGCTCCGAAGAGATCACCGACGACGCGCATCCCGTCCATGAGAGGGCCCTCAATGACCAGCAGGGGACGCCCCAACTTGGTGCGTGCCTCCTCGGTGTCGCCGTCGATGTAGTCGACGATCCCCTTGATCAGGGCGTGCTGGAGGCGCTCCTCGACAGTGCCGGAACGCCAAGCCTGCTCGGCTTTCTGTTCCTTGGGATCTCCACCCACGGCTTTCAGCCCCTCCGCATAATCCACCAGACGCTCCGTGGCATCGGGCCGACGATTCAGAAGC
It encodes the following:
- the metH gene encoding methionine synthase; this translates as MTSTLPNHESDALLRELFTRRIALLDGAMGTMIQRHPLTEEDFRGERFKDHGHDLKGNNDILSITRPDVIKGIHRGYFDAGSDIVETNTFSTTTVSQADYGLEDAVREINLAGAKVAREAADEFMAANPGRRVFVAGAVGPTNRTASMSPDVNNPGYRAVNFDGLVISYAEQIEALLTGGVDLLLLETVFDTLNLKAAIFACEEVFEKRGMRWPIILSVTITDASGRTLSGQTVEAFWNSVRHSKPLAVGINCALGASEMRPYIEELSHIADCFISCYPNAGLPNAFGGYDQSASEMAALVADFASEGWINVVGGCCGSTPEHIAAIAEAVRLHPPRKPSIPPAATRLSGLEALTIAKGSSFMMVGERTNVTGSPRFSKLIIAGDYETALSVARQQVESGANILDVNVDEGMLDSEAVMVTFLNLLAADPEISRVPIMIDSSKWSVLEKGVKCLQGKCVLNSISLKDGEETFLKRARLAQRYGAAVIVMAFDEEGQAATKDEKVRICTRAYRLLVDKIGFDPEDIIFDPNILTVATGIEEHNNYAVDFIEAVREIKATLPGAKCSGGLSNISFSFRGNNPVREAMHSAFLYHAIQAGLDMAIVNAGMLEVYEEIKPELLTMVEDVLLNRRPDATERLVDYAEGLKAVGGDPKEQKAEQAWRSGTVEERLQHALIKGIVDYIDGDTEEARTKLGRPLLVIEGPLMDGMRVVGDLFGAGKMFLPQVVKSARVMKKAVAYLTPYMEAEKAAASDTSAAAKILMATVKGDVHDIGKNIVGVVLACNGYEVVDLGVMVSCDKILAAAKEHKVDIIGLSGLITPSLDEMVHVAREMKRANFDLPLLIGGATTSPAHTAVKIAGEYQHPVVHVLDASRVVGVAAELLSEDRKEAYHLQVEANHKRLREEHAGKRAKGELLPLEVARENVTPIDWSTADLAVPEKTGVLTFDEIPLAELVEYFDWSPFFAAWEMRGRYPGLLSDPEIGEQATELHQDALKVLETIVKEKRFRVRGVCGFWPANRVGDDVELYADTQRSSVIGKFHMLRQQNKKPAGQPNYSLADFIAPRDSGRIDTMGGFAVTAGPEVGEYADSFQNNHDDYTSLLVKAIGDRFAEAAAEWLHKQARDLWGFGRTENLTKEEFIREKYRGIRPAAGYPAGPDHTEKWELFRLLDATKHTGITLTESLAMNPASSVSGLYFAAPESRYFAVGKLGRDQIEDYAKRKGMPVAEVEKWLGPYLQYDPDAELVGVCMPGVLNS